Below is a window of Streptomyces sp. WMMB303 DNA.
CGATAGAACGCGGCGCCGGGAGCGACAAGAGGGGGGTCGGTGAGGGCCCTCACATCGCCGATTCACCGGAGCACCTTTGCGCCCTTTGTGGCGAATACCGGCTAAGGACGGTTTTGAAGCTGCGTAGTCTGTCCGCGTGCAGACCACCGGGAACCGTGCGACGCGAGTGCGCGTCCTCGTCTCCGGTGAAGTGCGTCCGGGTCCGGTTCTCCCGTCCCGGCGCACCCGGGGGGACCAGAAGCAAACTGCCACCTTCAGGCGCACGGGCCGCCTGCCCGAGGAGTAGCTGTTCCAATGAGCGGAAACCGTCGAAAGCCGCCGCAGGGGCGCGGCCGTCGCGCGGCGCAGCCGCCACCGTCCTCCGGCCGCCGGTCGGCCTCCCGCGGTGGCGAGCAGCAGCCGCCCTCCGGTCCGGGCCCCGAAGCACAGGGCCACCGGTCGGCACCCGGCGGGTCCGGCCACGGCGGGGGCCGCGCGGAGGCCAGGAGAGCCGCCCAGGGCGGCGGACGGCGGCGGGCCGCGGCGGCGGCCGCCAACGCCCAGGGCGGGCGGCGCGGAGTCGGCCGCGGCCGCGGGACGCCGGAGCGCAAGCGCTTCATCGACTACCCGCGGGCCGGGAAGCACGGCGTGCGGCGCTGGCTGCCGTCCTGGAAGCTGGTGTCCGCCACCTGCTTCGGCTTCGTCGGGCTGCTGATCGTCGCCTTCGCCATCGGTCTGTGGATGGTGGAGGTACCCGACCAGGCCAAGGCGGACGCGCGCTCGCAGACGAACGTCTACTACTGGAAGGGCGGCGAACGGCTCGCGGTGGCGGGCGCCGAAGGGGAGAAGAACCGGCAGAACGTCTCGCTGAACCAGATGCCCGAGTCCCTCCAGCACGCGGTCGTCGCCTCGGAGAACGCGTCGTTCTGGGAGGACTCCGGCGTCGACCCGATGGGTATCGCACGCGCCGCCTTCAACATGGCGACCGGCGGGGAGACCCAGGGCGGTTCGACGATCACCCAGCAGTTCGTCAAGAACAACTACCTCACCCAGGACCAGACCATCAAGCGCAAGGTCACGGAGCTGTTCATCTCCATCAAGGCCGGCGCCACGATGAAGAAGTCGGAGATCCTGGAGGGGTATCTCAACACGGCCTACTTCGGCCGCGGCGCCTTCGGCGTCCAGGCGGCCTCGCAGGCGTACTTCAAGAAGGACGTCGCCGACATCACCCCGTCCGAGGGCGCGTATCTGACGACGCTGCTGAACGGCTCCGCGCTCTACGACCCCTACGAAGGGGACCGGAAGGCGAACGAGGCACGTTCGAAGAAGAAGTGGGCGTCCGTCCTCAACCGCGAGGTCGAGGTCCACAAGATGTCCCGCGCCGAGGCCGACAAGCTCATCAAAAAGGGTCTGCCGACGATCAAACCGCCGAAGAAGGCGATGGACAAGCGGGGTCAGAAGGGCTACCTGATCGACCTGGCCAACCGCTACCTGGTCAACAACGACGTCCTCACCCGTGAGCAGCTCAACCGCGGCGGCTACCAGATCACCACGACGTTCGACAAAGAGAAGACGTTCGCCCTCCGGGACTCGGTCAACAAGATCTACAAGGAGAACATCGACCCGAAGAAACGCCCTGATCTGGACACCCACGTCCAGTTCGGCGGCGCCTCGGTCTCTCCCAGCGACGGCAGAATCGTGGCCCTGTACGGCGGCAAGGACTACGTCAAGCACTTCACCAACAACGCGGACGAGACCGGTGTGCCCGTCGGCTCCACCTTCAAGCCGTTCGTGCTGAGTGCCGCCATGCGCGACGGCGTGCGCGACCGGAGTGGACCGGAGCAGCAGTCCGCCACCCAGCGCACCCTCGCC
It encodes the following:
- a CDS encoding transglycosylase domain-containing protein, which gives rise to MSGNRRKPPQGRGRRAAQPPPSSGRRSASRGGEQQPPSGPGPEAQGHRSAPGGSGHGGGRAEARRAAQGGGRRRAAAAAANAQGGRRGVGRGRGTPERKRFIDYPRAGKHGVRRWLPSWKLVSATCFGFVGLLIVAFAIGLWMVEVPDQAKADARSQTNVYYWKGGERLAVAGAEGEKNRQNVSLNQMPESLQHAVVASENASFWEDSGVDPMGIARAAFNMATGGETQGGSTITQQFVKNNYLTQDQTIKRKVTELFISIKAGATMKKSEILEGYLNTAYFGRGAFGVQAASQAYFKKDVADITPSEGAYLTTLLNGSALYDPYEGDRKANEARSKKKWASVLNREVEVHKMSRAEADKLIKKGLPTIKPPKKAMDKRGQKGYLIDLANRYLVNNDVLTREQLNRGGYQITTTFDKEKTFALRDSVNKIYKENIDPKKRPDLDTHVQFGGASVSPSDGRIVALYGGKDYVKHFTNNADETGVPVGSTFKPFVLSAAMRDGVRDRSGPEQQSATQRTLANPDKSFYSGKNKMLVRNYNGEIWKNKEGESWRQTNDGNQDYGEKSEDYRIDLREAMVHSVNTPYVQLGMDVGIPTVRKNAEDAGLLPSSLNKSNSPSFSLGISTPSAIRMAGAYGTFAAQGKQHDLYSVTKVIGQDGKRLTLPEHKVKQSFSPQVANNVTDVLTDVVERGTGTVAKGIGRPAAGKTGTTDGNKSAWFAGYTPQLSTAVGMWRMNDDASAKDRKFLEMFGTGGQEKIHGASFPAQIWTSYMKSALKGTSVKQFPKAQPIGEKVYGPGESPEPTPTETTAPPTPSETPSETPSESPSESESGDPSPSGSSCPPLDPGCQENGGNDNGGNGNGGGDNGGTSGPGGGPGGGDGGGTGDPGGNDNGGIFGGPVGSRRE